One stretch of Streptomyces sp. NBC_01142 DNA includes these proteins:
- a CDS encoding aldehyde dehydrogenase family protein, translating to MRDTQRLFIGGEWTEPDGGHYEVLNPATEEIVGLAPEASRDQVYAAAGAAREAFTSWSRTKPEERARILDAAADIIQRESEPYAALARAESGATTGTARGMQVAVGAARFRRYAKGALEPVEQGLPPQINPAGPMGKAGVFGALAVRRPVGVVTCITSYNNPWANPAGKVAPALAMGNTVVVKPAPQDPLSVYRMAEALAEAGLPPGVVNVVTGAAPAVGEAAVDSPDVDMVSFTGSTAVGRRIAEVCGRGMKRQLMELGGKGAALVFDDADLDAAVRGIGTTFSFYSGQICTAPTRVIAQRGIHDRLIEKLAGYLGFMKVGDPAAPGTVVGPVISAAHRDRIESYIELGRKEGARLVAGGERPPREKGFYVAPTLFADCTNDMRIVREEIFGPVVVVVPFDDEEEGVALANDSDYGLLDYVWSGDVARAFRVAGELRAGGVGVNTIGRNMEAPFGGFKQSGVGRDVGSYALHAYSELQAVVWPG from the coding sequence GTGAGGGACACACAGCGGCTGTTCATCGGCGGGGAATGGACCGAGCCCGACGGAGGGCACTACGAAGTGCTCAATCCGGCCACGGAGGAAATCGTCGGCCTCGCGCCCGAGGCGAGCCGCGACCAGGTGTACGCGGCGGCCGGCGCGGCCCGTGAGGCCTTCACGAGCTGGTCGCGTACGAAACCCGAGGAGCGCGCCAGGATCCTCGACGCGGCCGCCGACATCATCCAGCGCGAGTCCGAGCCGTACGCCGCCCTCGCCCGGGCCGAGAGCGGCGCGACGACCGGGACCGCACGCGGCATGCAGGTGGCCGTCGGTGCGGCCCGCTTCCGGCGGTACGCGAAGGGCGCCCTGGAGCCCGTCGAACAGGGGCTGCCCCCGCAGATCAACCCGGCCGGGCCGATGGGGAAGGCGGGCGTCTTCGGGGCGCTCGCCGTACGCCGCCCGGTCGGGGTCGTCACCTGCATCACCTCGTACAACAACCCCTGGGCCAACCCGGCCGGCAAGGTCGCGCCCGCGCTGGCGATGGGCAACACGGTGGTGGTGAAGCCCGCCCCGCAGGACCCGCTCTCCGTCTACCGGATGGCCGAGGCGCTGGCGGAGGCGGGCCTGCCGCCCGGCGTGGTGAATGTGGTGACCGGCGCCGCACCGGCCGTCGGCGAGGCCGCGGTCGACTCCCCGGACGTGGACATGGTCAGCTTCACCGGCTCGACGGCGGTCGGCCGGCGTATCGCGGAGGTCTGCGGCCGCGGGATGAAGCGGCAGCTGATGGAGCTGGGGGGCAAGGGGGCGGCCCTCGTCTTCGACGACGCGGATCTCGACGCGGCGGTGCGGGGCATCGGCACCACCTTCTCCTTCTACAGCGGTCAGATCTGTACGGCCCCGACCCGGGTGATCGCGCAGCGCGGCATCCACGACCGGCTGATCGAGAAGCTGGCCGGCTATCTGGGCTTCATGAAGGTCGGCGACCCGGCCGCGCCGGGCACGGTGGTCGGCCCGGTGATCTCGGCCGCCCACCGCGACCGGATCGAGTCGTACATCGAACTGGGCAGGAAAGAGGGGGCCAGACTGGTCGCGGGCGGCGAACGCCCGCCGCGGGAAAAGGGCTTCTATGTCGCGCCCACGCTCTTCGCCGACTGCACCAACGACATGCGCATCGTCCGGGAGGAGATCTTCGGCCCGGTGGTCGTGGTCGTCCCGTTCGACGACGAGGAGGAGGGCGTCGCGCTGGCCAACGACAGCGACTACGGCCTGCTCGACTACGTCTGGTCGGGCGATGTGGCGCGCGCGTTCCGGGTGGCGGGGGAGCTGCGGGCGGGCGGGGTCGGGGTGAACACCATCGGCCGCAATATGGAGGCGCCGTTCGGCGGGTTCAAGCAGAGCGGGGTGGGGCGGGATGTCGGCTCGTACGCGCTGCATGCGTACAGCGAGCTCCAGGCGGTCGTCTGGCCCGGCTGA
- a CDS encoding helix-turn-helix domain-containing protein: MRHINRRHPDRFTVVGNHLAQHRELSLTAIGLAVHIQSLPDGAKVSIKALAERFPEGEVRIAAALRELEAHGYLTRTRERMPSGRVITRTVSCNNPPAMQADSAQAQPLRSTPTSASSPPPSPSSPPPPELQPSRPAPVLPLLPVPAALLADLRRHDPRLLLAERDIHRLAPAVDTWLRRGIDSEAVRRTLTAALPAGPIHHPAAFLAHRLTVMLPPPPPAAPAAPRPEPLQNCDRCDRAFRAPEPGRCRDCRTPAGRGSPDPQPQGA; encoded by the coding sequence GTGCGGCACATCAACCGTCGCCACCCGGACCGCTTCACCGTGGTCGGAAACCACCTCGCCCAGCACCGCGAACTCTCCCTCACGGCCATCGGTCTTGCCGTGCACATCCAGTCGCTGCCCGACGGCGCCAAGGTTTCGATCAAGGCGCTCGCCGAACGCTTTCCCGAGGGCGAGGTCCGCATCGCGGCCGCGCTGCGCGAGCTGGAGGCGCACGGCTATCTCACCCGCACCCGCGAACGTATGCCGTCGGGGCGGGTGATCACCCGCACGGTCTCCTGCAACAACCCGCCTGCCATGCAGGCCGATTCAGCACAGGCGCAGCCGTTGCGATCGACGCCGACATCGGCATCATCACCACCACCATCACCATCATCACCACCGCCACCCGAGCTGCAGCCCTCGCGCCCTGCGCCCGTACTGCCGCTCCTGCCGGTACCCGCAGCCCTCCTCGCCGACCTGCGACGCCACGATCCCCGGCTCCTCCTCGCCGAGCGGGACATCCACCGGCTTGCACCCGCTGTCGACACCTGGCTGCGACGCGGGATCGACTCCGAGGCGGTACGACGCACCCTCACCGCCGCGCTCCCCGCCGGGCCCATCCACCACCCGGCAGCATTCCTCGCCCACCGCCTCACGGTGATGCTGCCTCCACCGCCCCCGGCCGCCCCCGCCGCGCCCCGCCCGGAGCCTCTCCAGAACTGCGACCGCTGCGACCGCGCCTTCCGCGCGCCGGAACCGGGCCGCTGCCGCGACTGCCGCACACCGGCCGGGCGGGGCTCTCCTGACCCCCAGCCACAAGGAGCGTGA
- a CDS encoding transposase has protein sequence MRSELAGEKRQFGHRARLALTPAQIRLVDDQAHAARTMWNLLHDWWKMLPREQRSLAAADAAIRQARKEIDWLAVLPAQAAQAVLKTYLQAWKNCWDGRADEPNFKARFRTVMSVDIPQGRDLNITRVHRRWGMVNIPKAGRVRFRWTKDLPVGKRADADNRITGARLVKDALGWHIAFRVQTLQSKPEPHPGPEVGIDVGVTVPLALSDGKTYDHGEWLTEKEQAELLRLEQRAAHRKTFRKRGEKPSRRLRATYDQIQALRARAKRRHLEWQHQTTTDIAKKYGAVVVEALSITNMVKSAKGAIDRPGKNVAQKSGLNRSISQEAWGRTVELLTYKAARHGGAVHKVPAPGTSQRCSACGFTTPGSRECQATFVCKNPDCGWYGNADHNAARNVLHLYRIGLVAIPAAGRSSRQARKRVKPTTAR, from the coding sequence GTGCGCAGTGAACTCGCAGGGGAGAAGCGGCAGTTCGGGCACCGTGCCCGTCTGGCGCTGACGCCGGCGCAGATCCGGCTCGTGGATGATCAGGCGCACGCGGCGCGCACGATGTGGAACCTGCTGCACGACTGGTGGAAGATGCTCCCCAGGGAACAACGTTCCCTCGCCGCCGCCGATGCGGCGATACGGCAGGCCCGCAAAGAGATCGACTGGCTTGCGGTGCTCCCGGCGCAGGCCGCGCAGGCGGTATTGAAGACGTACCTCCAGGCATGGAAGAACTGCTGGGACGGCCGAGCGGATGAGCCGAACTTCAAGGCACGGTTCCGTACGGTGATGTCGGTGGACATCCCGCAGGGGCGGGACCTGAACATCACCCGCGTGCACCGTCGCTGGGGCATGGTCAACATTCCGAAGGCCGGCCGGGTCCGGTTCCGGTGGACCAAGGATCTCCCGGTCGGCAAGCGCGCCGACGCCGACAACCGGATCACCGGGGCCAGGCTGGTCAAGGACGCCCTCGGCTGGCACATCGCCTTCCGCGTCCAGACCCTTCAGTCCAAGCCGGAGCCGCACCCCGGACCGGAAGTCGGCATCGACGTCGGCGTGACCGTCCCTCTCGCCCTCTCGGACGGGAAGACCTACGACCACGGCGAGTGGCTGACCGAGAAGGAACAGGCCGAGCTGCTCCGGCTGGAGCAGCGGGCCGCGCACCGCAAGACCTTCCGCAAGCGCGGGGAGAAGCCCTCCCGGCGCCTGCGGGCAACCTACGACCAGATCCAGGCGCTTCGTGCGAGAGCCAAGCGCAGGCACCTGGAATGGCAGCACCAGACCACCACCGACATCGCCAAGAAGTACGGCGCCGTCGTGGTGGAAGCACTCAGCATCACGAACATGGTCAAGTCCGCCAAGGGCGCCATCGACCGGCCAGGGAAGAACGTCGCTCAGAAGTCCGGCCTGAACCGCTCCATCAGCCAGGAGGCATGGGGCCGTACGGTCGAGCTGCTGACGTACAAGGCAGCCCGTCATGGCGGCGCCGTGCACAAGGTTCCCGCTCCCGGAACCTCCCAGCGCTGCTCGGCCTGTGGTTTCACCACGCCAGGCAGCCGGGAGTGCCAGGCCACGTTCGTGTGCAAAAACCCTGACTGCGGCTGGTACGGCAACGCCGACCACAACGCGGCCCGGAACGTCTTGCACCTGTACCGGATCGGCCTCGTGGCGATCCCGGCTGCCGGAAGGAGCAGTCGTCAGGCGCGGAAACGCGTCAAGCCCACCACCGCAAGGTAG
- a CDS encoding amidohydrolase family protein → MLDHLIRSATVVDGTGAPAYVADVGIRDGRIAAIAAPGTLAEDARTSEDASGLVLTPGFVDPHTHYDAQLFWDPYATPSMNHGVTTVAGGNCGFTLAPLNPDRPEDADYTRRMMSKVEGMSLVALEEGAPWNWHTFGEYLDALEGRIAVNAGFMVGHCALRRHVMGPDAVGGRPTPEQLEAMLRLFHDAMDAGAWGLSTTQSSTHSDGDGQPVASRHAAPEELLALSRAVAEHEGTQLEAIVAGCLDQFADEEIDLFVEMTAAAGRPLNWNVLTIDASVPERVPRQLMASERARKSGGRIVALTMPILTPMNMSLGTFCALNLIPGWGDILSLPVPERIAELRDPAVREEMLRRAASREAGVFRRLAHFGRYVIGDTYSKENEGLSGRVVNDIAAERGQDAFQCLVEICANDELRTVLWPMPTDNDPASWELRRQTWQHEDVMLGGSDAGAHLDRMCGAPYTTRFLGDCLRGRRLVGLEEAVKMLTDDPAQLFGLRERGRVREGWHADLVLFDPERIEAGPATLVHDLPGDSPRLDAKAIGIVSVRVNGVETIRDDRVTGAVPGTVLRSGRDTKTVNTK, encoded by the coding sequence ATGCTCGACCACCTCATTCGCTCGGCGACCGTCGTGGACGGGACGGGCGCGCCCGCATACGTCGCCGACGTGGGGATACGGGACGGGCGCATCGCCGCCATCGCCGCGCCGGGGACCCTCGCCGAAGACGCGAGGACCAGCGAGGACGCGTCCGGGCTCGTCCTCACCCCGGGGTTCGTCGACCCGCACACCCACTACGACGCGCAGCTGTTCTGGGATCCGTACGCCACTCCGTCCATGAACCACGGCGTCACGACCGTCGCCGGCGGCAACTGCGGTTTCACCCTCGCCCCGCTCAACCCCGACCGGCCCGAGGACGCCGACTACACGCGCCGCATGATGTCCAAGGTCGAGGGCATGTCCCTGGTCGCCCTGGAAGAGGGCGCCCCCTGGAACTGGCACACCTTCGGCGAGTACCTGGACGCTCTCGAGGGCCGGATCGCCGTCAACGCCGGCTTCATGGTGGGCCACTGCGCACTGCGCCGGCATGTCATGGGCCCCGACGCGGTCGGCGGCCGGCCCACGCCCGAGCAGCTGGAGGCGATGCTCAGGCTCTTCCACGACGCGATGGACGCGGGCGCGTGGGGCCTGTCCACCACTCAGTCCTCCACCCACTCCGACGGCGACGGCCAACCGGTCGCCTCGCGGCACGCCGCCCCGGAAGAGCTCCTCGCGCTGTCGCGGGCCGTCGCCGAGCACGAGGGCACCCAGCTCGAAGCGATCGTTGCCGGCTGCCTGGACCAGTTCGCCGACGAGGAGATCGACCTCTTCGTGGAGATGACCGCCGCCGCCGGACGGCCCCTGAACTGGAACGTCCTCACCATCGACGCGTCCGTGCCCGAGCGCGTGCCGCGCCAGCTCATGGCGAGTGAGCGGGCGAGGAAGTCCGGCGGCCGCATCGTCGCGCTGACCATGCCGATCCTCACCCCGATGAACATGTCGCTGGGCACGTTCTGCGCGCTCAACCTCATCCCCGGCTGGGGCGACATCCTCTCCCTCCCCGTCCCCGAACGGATCGCCGAGCTCCGTGACCCGGCGGTACGGGAGGAGATGCTGCGCCGCGCCGCCTCCAGGGAAGCGGGCGTCTTCCGCCGCCTCGCCCACTTCGGCCGCTATGTCATCGGCGACACCTACTCCAAGGAGAACGAGGGGCTCAGCGGGCGGGTGGTGAACGACATCGCGGCCGAGCGCGGTCAGGACGCCTTCCAGTGCCTGGTCGAGATCTGCGCCAACGACGAGCTGCGTACGGTGCTGTGGCCGATGCCCACCGACAACGACCCCGCCTCCTGGGAGCTGCGCCGGCAGACCTGGCAGCACGAGGACGTCATGCTCGGCGGCTCCGACGCGGGCGCGCACCTGGACCGGATGTGCGGAGCGCCGTACACCACCCGCTTCCTCGGCGACTGCCTGCGCGGCCGCAGGCTCGTCGGCCTGGAGGAGGCCGTGAAGATGCTGACCGACGACCCGGCCCAGCTCTTCGGCCTGCGCGAGCGCGGCCGTGTGCGGGAAGGCTGGCACGCCGACCTCGTCCTCTTCGACCCGGAACGGATCGAGGCGGGCCCGGCAACGCTCGTACACGACCTGCCGGGTGACAGCCCGCGCCTCGACGCGAAGGCGATCGGCATCGTGTCGGTGCGTGTCAACGGCGTCGAGACGATACGGGACGACCGGGTCACCGGGGCCGTACCGGGCACGGTGCTGCGCTCGGGCCGGGACACGAAGACGGTGAACACCAAGTGA
- a CDS encoding type II toxin-antitoxin system Phd/YefM family antitoxin: MNETLPITEARARFGSLVRRASHARERITITDHGQPAAVLINPQELADLEDALALAEYRAEQAAGTVIGVPHEEVRARLGLGRE, from the coding sequence ATGAACGAGACGCTGCCCATCACCGAAGCCCGCGCCCGGTTCGGCTCGCTCGTCCGCCGGGCCTCGCACGCCCGCGAGCGCATCACCATCACCGACCACGGCCAGCCTGCGGCAGTGCTGATAAACCCGCAGGAGCTGGCCGACCTGGAGGACGCGCTGGCTCTCGCCGAGTACCGGGCAGAGCAGGCAGCCGGTACGGTCATCGGCGTCCCCCACGAAGAAGTCCGCGCTCGACTGGGCCTGGGGCGTGAGTGA
- a CDS encoding LLM class flavin-dependent oxidoreductase, whose translation MEFGIFVQGYVGKRAETDPLAEHKALMEETEYVIQADASGFKYAWASEHHFLEEYSHLSANDVFLGYLAHATDRIHLGSGIFNPLAPVNHPVKVAEKVAMLDHLSEGRFEFGSGRGAGSHEILGFMPGITDMNHTKELWEETIAEFPKMWLQDEYAGFQGKHWSLPPRKILPKPYGKSHPAMWYAAGSPSSYAMAGKKGLGVLGFSVQKVSDMEWVVESYKTAVKEAKAIGDFVNDNVMVTSTAICAETHEKAVETAVGGGLNYLQSLLFRYHDTFPRPEGIPEWPELLPEYSAEIIELLIAEELMICGDPGEVLQQCKRWEQAGADQLSFGLPIGISYEDTMTTIKLIGEHVIPQIDTDPVHRTTRFRQAAGA comes from the coding sequence TTGGAATTCGGGATCTTTGTACAGGGATACGTCGGCAAGCGCGCCGAGACCGACCCGCTCGCCGAGCACAAGGCGCTGATGGAGGAGACCGAGTACGTCATCCAGGCGGACGCGTCCGGGTTCAAGTACGCCTGGGCCTCCGAGCACCACTTCCTGGAGGAGTACTCGCATCTGTCGGCGAACGATGTGTTCCTCGGCTACCTCGCGCACGCGACGGACCGGATCCATCTGGGCTCGGGCATCTTCAACCCGCTGGCGCCGGTGAACCACCCCGTGAAGGTCGCCGAGAAGGTCGCCATGCTCGACCATCTCTCCGAAGGGCGGTTCGAGTTCGGGTCGGGTCGAGGGGCCGGCAGTCACGAGATCCTCGGCTTCATGCCGGGCATCACCGACATGAACCACACCAAGGAACTCTGGGAAGAGACCATCGCGGAGTTCCCCAAGATGTGGCTCCAGGACGAATACGCCGGCTTCCAGGGCAAGCACTGGTCGCTGCCGCCGCGCAAGATCCTGCCGAAGCCGTACGGGAAGTCCCACCCGGCGATGTGGTACGCGGCCGGCTCCCCGTCCTCGTACGCCATGGCGGGCAAGAAGGGCCTCGGCGTCCTGGGCTTCAGCGTGCAGAAGGTCTCCGACATGGAGTGGGTCGTCGAGTCGTACAAGACGGCCGTCAAGGAGGCGAAGGCGATCGGCGACTTCGTCAACGACAACGTGATGGTGACGTCGACGGCGATCTGCGCCGAGACGCACGAGAAGGCCGTCGAGACAGCGGTCGGCGGGGGGCTCAACTACCTGCAGTCGCTGCTCTTCCGCTACCACGACACCTTCCCGCGGCCCGAAGGCATCCCCGAGTGGCCCGAGCTGCTGCCCGAGTACAGCGCGGAGATCATCGAGCTGCTCATCGCGGAGGAGCTGATGATCTGCGGCGACCCGGGCGAGGTGCTCCAGCAGTGCAAGCGCTGGGAGCAGGCGGGCGCGGACCAGCTCTCCTTCGGTCTGCCGATCGGGATCTCGTACGAGGACACGATGACCACGATCAAGCTGATCGGTGAGCACGTGATCCCCCAGATCGACACGGACCCGGTACACCGGACGACCCGGTTCCGGCAGGCCGCGGGAGCGTAG
- a CDS encoding RNA polymerase sigma factor codes for MNDLLDILTPYAGRICTPIALADGPDAVQETLVAVFRGLRSLKDPAALYGWVRAIACREAVRVARRSARAVPAELTTLPQRGDPQLAADIGDVLTRLSPEHRAVLVLRDIEGFDEASAAELLGLRVGTVKSRLHRARDSFRKAWSS; via the coding sequence ATGAACGATCTCCTCGACATCCTCACGCCGTACGCGGGCCGCATCTGCACCCCGATCGCCCTGGCCGACGGCCCGGACGCCGTGCAGGAAACCCTGGTCGCCGTCTTTCGCGGGCTGCGCTCCCTGAAGGATCCGGCGGCGCTGTACGGGTGGGTGCGGGCGATCGCGTGCCGGGAGGCGGTCCGGGTGGCCCGCAGGTCGGCCCGTGCGGTGCCGGCCGAACTGACCACGCTGCCCCAGCGGGGCGATCCGCAGCTCGCCGCCGACATCGGGGACGTACTGACCCGGCTCTCGCCCGAGCACCGGGCCGTCCTTGTCCTGCGGGACATCGAGGGCTTCGACGAAGCGTCCGCGGCCGAGCTGCTCGGTCTGCGCGTCGGCACCGTCAAGTCGCGGCTGCACCGGGCCCGGGACTCCTTCAGGAAGGCGTGGTCGTCATGA
- a CDS encoding APC family permease produces the protein MTQTETRPQAGDTVRGGAATDGGVRDKGLGGNSVGLMGSAVIGISTVAPVYCLTSTLGSTAGEVGLQMPAVFLAGFLPMLLVAFAYRELNRAMPDCGTSFTWTVKAFGPRIGWMCGWGLVIATIIVLSNLAGVATSYFWLLAGEITSSESIAALDDNKAVHIVTCLLLIAVATAISYRGMTATKGVQYALVGLQLVVLALFVVMAFQKAGSGSFDTGVDFSWSWMNPFAVESFSAFTAGLSLAIFIYWGWDACLTANEETTGSEKTPGRAALIAMIVLVGSYLATGIAAQMAVGSGDKGLGLANPETSDNVFAALAGPVMGPALGILLFIAVLASATASLQTTFIPVARTVLAMSTYEALPPSYAKVHPRFKTPGRATVMAGIATGVFYTVMTLVSENVLVDTIYALGLMICFYYSITAFACAWYFRRDLFRSGRDFLYKGFCPILGGVLLTAVFGKTLYDMWDPAYGSGSSVLGVGSVFVIGVGLLLLGLVLMFITERRSPAFFRGEVLKKETPALVVAD, from the coding sequence ATGACTCAGACGGAAACGCGGCCCCAGGCCGGAGACACGGTACGGGGCGGGGCCGCGACCGACGGCGGCGTACGCGACAAGGGTCTCGGCGGCAATTCCGTCGGCCTCATGGGCAGCGCCGTCATCGGCATCTCCACCGTCGCCCCGGTCTACTGCCTGACCTCGACACTCGGCTCCACCGCCGGCGAGGTCGGCCTCCAGATGCCCGCGGTCTTCCTGGCCGGCTTCCTGCCGATGCTGCTGGTCGCCTTCGCCTACCGCGAGCTCAACCGCGCCATGCCGGACTGCGGCACCTCCTTCACCTGGACGGTGAAGGCGTTCGGCCCGCGCATCGGCTGGATGTGCGGCTGGGGTCTCGTCATCGCGACGATCATCGTGCTCTCGAACCTGGCCGGTGTGGCCACTTCGTACTTCTGGCTACTGGCCGGCGAGATCACGAGCAGTGAATCGATCGCCGCCCTGGACGACAACAAGGCCGTCCACATCGTCACCTGTCTCCTCCTCATCGCCGTCGCGACAGCCATCAGCTACCGCGGCATGACGGCCACGAAGGGCGTGCAGTACGCCCTGGTCGGCCTTCAGCTCGTGGTCCTCGCCCTGTTCGTGGTGATGGCCTTCCAGAAGGCGGGCAGCGGCTCCTTCGACACGGGCGTCGACTTCTCCTGGTCCTGGATGAACCCCTTCGCCGTGGAGTCCTTCTCGGCCTTCACCGCCGGGCTCTCCCTGGCGATCTTCATCTACTGGGGATGGGACGCCTGCCTCACCGCGAACGAGGAGACCACCGGCAGCGAGAAGACTCCCGGCCGCGCCGCCCTCATCGCGATGATCGTCCTGGTCGGCTCCTACCTGGCCACCGGCATAGCCGCCCAGATGGCCGTCGGCTCCGGCGACAAGGGCCTCGGCCTCGCCAACCCGGAGACCTCCGACAACGTCTTCGCCGCCCTCGCCGGTCCGGTGATGGGCCCGGCCCTCGGCATCCTGCTCTTCATCGCCGTCCTCGCCTCGGCCACGGCCAGCCTGCAGACCACGTTCATCCCGGTCGCCCGCACGGTCCTGGCGATGTCCACGTACGAGGCCCTGCCGCCCTCGTACGCCAAGGTCCACCCGCGCTTCAAGACCCCGGGCCGCGCCACCGTCATGGCGGGCATCGCGACCGGCGTCTTCTACACGGTCATGACCCTGGTCAGCGAGAACGTCCTGGTCGACACGATCTACGCGCTCGGCCTCATGATCTGCTTCTACTACTCGATCACCGCGTTCGCCTGCGCCTGGTACTTCCGCCGTGACCTGTTCCGCTCCGGCCGCGACTTCCTCTACAAGGGCTTCTGCCCGATCCTCGGCGGCGTCCTGCTGACCGCGGTCTTCGGCAAGACGCTGTACGACATGTGGGACCCGGCGTACGGCAGCGGCTCGTCGGTCCTCGGAGTCGGCTCGGTCTTCGTGATCGGCGTCGGCCTGCTGCTCCTCGGCCTGGTGCTCATGTTCATCACGGAGCGCCGCAGCCCGGCGTTCTTCCGGGGCGAGGTGCTGAAGAAGGAGACCCCGGCGTTGGTCGTCGCCGACTGA
- a CDS encoding CehA/McbA family metallohydrolase: MCNDEHIQHAMGRRGLLVTGAAAALTLGSVSFAHAAPSSGEQSKVVRGTLPPGSPDFVYLPVEVPRGVREIHVAYTYERPVVPPGTQGNALDIGIFDERGTELGGEGFRGWSGGARTEFFIRADAATPGYIPGPVRAGTWNIALGPYTVAPQGLAYEVTITLRYGAPGKTPRAVYPPERAKGRGRAWYRGDCHLHSVYSDGRRAPAEIAAGARAAGLDFINTSEHNTHSAHSAWQGLWGDDLLILTGEEVTTRNGHIVAIATDPGTFVDWRYRARDNRFGHYAREIRRAGGLVVPAHPHATCIGCNWKFGFGEADAVEVWNGPYTPEDEIALASWDNTLVASGRSGRNWTPAMGSSDAHREPQVIGAPQTVVLAGDLTREAIVAGIRAGHSYIAESSAVSLAFSASGGRGRHAGIGERLRVDEDTPVTIRLEVTGAPGCTAHFVTDQGTLHTTALPASGAGTVEWRTTPEYATYVRAEVRHAPTVPGLPGPPAALTNPVFLGA, translated from the coding sequence ATGTGCAACGACGAACACATACAACACGCGATGGGCAGACGCGGACTGCTCGTGACGGGGGCGGCGGCCGCGCTTACGTTGGGCAGTGTGAGCTTCGCGCACGCCGCCCCGAGCAGCGGCGAACAGAGCAAGGTCGTACGCGGCACGCTGCCGCCCGGCTCCCCCGACTTCGTGTATCTGCCGGTCGAAGTCCCGCGCGGCGTCCGCGAGATCCACGTCGCGTACACCTATGAGCGGCCCGTCGTCCCGCCCGGCACCCAGGGCAACGCCCTCGACATCGGCATCTTCGACGAGCGCGGCACCGAGCTGGGCGGGGAGGGCTTCCGCGGCTGGTCGGGCGGGGCGCGTACGGAGTTCTTCATCCGCGCCGACGCCGCGACCCCGGGCTACATCCCGGGCCCGGTGCGTGCCGGGACCTGGAACATCGCGCTGGGCCCGTACACCGTCGCCCCGCAGGGCCTGGCGTACGAAGTCACCATCACGCTCCGGTACGGCGCCCCCGGCAAGACCCCCAGGGCGGTCTACCCGCCCGAGCGCGCGAAGGGCCGCGGCCGGGCCTGGTACCGGGGCGACTGCCATCTGCACTCCGTGTACTCGGACGGCCGCCGCGCCCCCGCCGAGATCGCGGCGGGCGCCCGCGCCGCCGGGCTGGACTTCATCAACACCTCCGAGCACAACACCCATTCCGCGCACTCCGCCTGGCAGGGGCTCTGGGGCGACGACCTGCTCATCCTCACCGGCGAGGAGGTCACCACCCGCAACGGTCACATCGTCGCCATCGCCACCGACCCGGGCACCTTCGTCGACTGGCGCTACCGGGCCCGCGACAACCGCTTCGGCCACTACGCGCGCGAGATCCGCCGCGCGGGCGGCCTCGTCGTGCCCGCCCACCCGCACGCCACTTGCATCGGCTGCAACTGGAAGTTCGGGTTCGGCGAGGCGGACGCGGTGGAGGTGTGGAACGGCCCGTACACCCCGGAGGACGAGATCGCCCTCGCGTCCTGGGACAACACACTTGTGGCAAGCGGACGTTCGGGGCGCAACTGGACCCCGGCGATGGGCAGCAGCGACGCCCACCGTGAGCCCCAGGTCATCGGCGCGCCGCAGACGGTCGTCCTCGCCGGCGATCTGACACGCGAAGCGATCGTCGCGGGCATCCGCGCGGGCCACAGCTATATCGCCGAGTCCTCCGCCGTCTCCCTCGCCTTCTCCGCCTCGGGCGGCCGTGGCCGGCACGCGGGCATCGGTGAACGCCTCCGCGTCGACGAGGACACTCCGGTGACGATCCGCCTGGAGGTCACGGGCGCCCCCGGCTGCACGGCGCACTTCGTCACCGACCAGGGCACCCTGCATACGACCGCGCTCCCGGCGTCGGGCGCGGGCACGGTGGAGTGGCGTACGACTCCCGAGTACGCCACCTACGTCCGCGCGGAGGTCCGACACGCGCCCACGGTGCCGGGGCTCCCGGGGCCGCCGGCGGCGCTCACCAATCCGGTGTTCCTGGGGGCCTAG